ATCACGCAAACAACAGATACAGAGCCTCCGCTGCCGCCCGCTGGCCAGCCGACCATCTGCAGTGTGATTTAAGTCCCGCTCTTTTTGGCCAGGTTGTGTCTTAGCGGATGAAGAAGTGTGTTGAGGTCCGTCAAGTCGCGCAGGCTGGTCAAGGCACCGTAGACCGAATCCTGTTCGTCAGTGGTCAACAACCCGGCTGTGCAGCCCTCATATTTCTGGTGGTACTGTGCATCGGTAAACGGGGCAGCTTTGCTGCCCAGCGGCATGGCCAGACTTTTTGTTAGATGCGTCCCATTGTGCAGATAAACCTCCACCTGGGTTGGAAACGCGCCCTCAGATTTATCAACCGGGTCTAGAGTAATGATTGGGTAAAGCGCTTGAATTTCGGAGCGCAGAACCGCCGCAGGTGTAAAATCGTTGAGCGTACAATTGCCGGTGCTCAAGGCTACAGACAAACCGTATTGCATCGAAAATTTCGCCTGCATCGGGTCTTGAGGGTTATGATGCATCAAATTATTGAGGTGCGTTTTTGGCGCATGCACAACAATTTCTTTGACGTCATCTGCTGTAAATCCGTGCTCGTCTTTCAGCATCAGTAAGATGTCCATAGCGCGGTGGGCGCTGGCGCAGTTGGGGAACCGTTTCACTTTCAAACCATGTTCGGTAATCATCAGCGGTTCACCGATGTGCGTGGTTTCAAATCGCAGATTCTGGCCATGTTCCGGTGACGTGATGGCGTCTCTTAAAGCTTCATAATCAGGCCCCACCATAAGGCGGTTCATGCCGGTCACGCCGTCCAGCGTATCGCGCCCTGCCGTGATGCCCTGTCGGGCCATACTGGCGGCAACAACGCCTGACTTTGCCGCCAGGCCAGCGTGGATTGGTTTTGCCATGGTGCCAAATTGCGACATAAACCCAGCAGCCATGCTTGTGGATAGCGACAGCGCATAGCCCGCCTGTGTCGCATTAAGTTTCAACAGCCGGGCACAGGCCGCCGCAGCTCCCACGGCTCCCACAGTTGCCGTGGCGTGCCAGCCTCTGTTTCTGTGGACGGGATTAACCCCCTGGCCAACCCGCCCCATGATTTGCAGCCCACAGATGTAGGCATCAATGCACTTTTGACCTGTCGCACCCTCTTGTTCTGCGAGGGCTAGGATGGCTGGCACCAGCACAGCCGTGGCGTGGGCCTTCGCGGGATCAAAGTTGTCATCTAAATCTTGCGCGTGTGCAGCAGTTCCATTGACCAAAGCGGCCCAGGGTGCGCTGAGGGTTTTGGTTTGTCCGATGACGGTGCAGGGGCCATCTCCCCATGTCGAAACCGTGGCAAAAACCTTGAGTGTAACTTCATCAACAGCCCCAAGAATAGTAACGCCCATAATATCGATGTACTGGCGCACGGCTGAATGAATGGCGTCCTCGGGCCATGCATCCGGAGTGTCGGCGAGCCAACGGCCAAAGCTTTCAATGGGGGTGTGGGATTTTTCAGCCATATCGGATGA
This genomic stretch from Rhodospirillaceae bacterium harbors:
- a CDS encoding MmgE/PrpD family protein, giving the protein MAEKSHTPIESFGRWLADTPDAWPEDAIHSAVRQYIDIMGVTILGAVDEVTLKVFATVSTWGDGPCTVIGQTKTLSAPWAALVNGTAAHAQDLDDNFDPAKAHATAVLVPAILALAEQEGATGQKCIDAYICGLQIMGRVGQGVNPVHRNRGWHATATVGAVGAAAACARLLKLNATQAGYALSLSTSMAAGFMSQFGTMAKPIHAGLAAKSGVVAASMARQGITAGRDTLDGVTGMNRLMVGPDYEALRDAITSPEHGQNLRFETTHIGEPLMITEHGLKVKRFPNCASAHRAMDILLMLKDEHGFTADDVKEIVVHAPKTHLNNLMHHNPQDPMQAKFSMQYGLSVALSTGNCTLNDFTPAAVLRSEIQALYPIITLDPVDKSEGAFPTQVEVYLHNGTHLTKSLAMPLGSKAAPFTDAQYHQKYEGCTAGLLTTDEQDSVYGALTSLRDLTDLNTLLHPLRHNLAKKSGT